From Triticum urartu cultivar G1812 chromosome 2, Tu2.1, whole genome shotgun sequence, a single genomic window includes:
- the LOC125538133 gene encoding uncharacterized protein LOC125538133 — MIEKGKRASFASASARSWAGPHSQARGRWFPLLAHKAPARSSPAKPRCHILSPPPPPPPPPLQPPPSIRRNWRGRHLDLSAAGGVGRNKMKARQFLNVVMQRYGSVSSYAVSRIKPEEHLFYRSTAEARAAAKSKFNMEWPSSAVAPPWMESISRMPPPRLGFERSISDDKRLDFLPFYERSIGGASKILCVDAEGHTVLYDMDAGSLQLIPCLNSPKGSRPIGFSATNAEASDPERADAFYVMGRYRVSRSPCNFEALMYSDPSNGGRLKGWHWHRLPPPPVADDNYNVICHALLAIDGHSILVVSSGEQSYCFNTTSRKWFKAGSWTLPFFGRAVHVPELDNLLFGIDNDEHHFCAMDISPLRSDSGPPLAYSWPHLDELPEDWRMLDCSFVYLGAGKFCITKVFEFGFNKRTGNPTDTGAVMSGVEVVRHKKSGLVMVNHRSKFYKFIMDDIQCVL, encoded by the exons ATGATCGAGAAGGGGAAGCGCGCATCGTTCGCGAGCGCGTCGGCACGTTCTTGGGCCGGCCCACATAGCCAGGCGCGCGGGCGCTGGTTTCCTCTACTGGCGCATAAGGCGCCAGCGAGGAGCTCTCCGGCTAAACCTAGATGCCACATCCtatcgccgccgccaccgccgccgccgccgccgctgcaacCGCCACCTTCGATTCGGCGGAATTGGAGGGGAAGACACTTGGATCTGTCTGCTGCAG GAGGAGTGGGGAGAAATAAAATGAAGGCGCGGCAGTTCCTGAATGTGGTGATGCAGAGGTATGGCAGTGTCAGCTCGTATGCGGTGAGTCGCATCAAGCCCGAGGAGCACCTCTTCTACAGATCCACCGCAGAAGCACGGGCAGCAGCAAAATCTAAGTTTAATATGGAGTGGCCATCATCAGCCGTGGCGCCACCATGGATGGAGAGCATCTCGCGGATGCCTCCGCCCAGGCTCGGATTCGAACGGTCCATCTCAGACGACAAAAGACTGGATTTTCTGCCCTTCTATGAACGAAGCATCGGTGGTGCTAGCAAGATCCTCTGCGTGGACGCCGAGGGGCACACCGTCCTATACGACATGGACGCCGGCTCCCTCCAGCTAATTCCCTGCCTCAACAGTCCTAAGGGGAGCAGGCCCATCGGCTTCTCCGCCACTAATGCCGAAGCCTCCGACCCCGAGCGTGCTGATGCCTTCTACGTCATGGGAAGGTACCGTGTCAGCCGCAGTCCCTGCAACTTCGAGGCACTCATGTACAGCGACCCTTCCAATGGCGGGAGGTTGAAAGGCTGGCATTGGCACCGGCTACCGCCACCACCTGTCGCTGATGACAATTACAATGTCATTTGCCATGCGCTGCTTGCCATTGACGGCCACTCGATTCTTGTTGTCTCCTCTGGAGAACAAAGCTACTGCTTCAACACGACCAGTCGCAAGTGGTTTAAGGCCGGCTCCTGGACACTGCCATTCTTCGGTCGTGCTGTGCATGTACCAGAGCTCGACAACCTCTTGTTTGGCATTGACAATGATGAACACCACTTTTGTGCAATGGATATCTCCCCTCTACGCTCGGACAGTGGCCCGCCTTTGGCGTACAGTTGGCCACACCTTGACGAACTGCCTGAGGACTGGAGGATGCTAGACTGCAGCTTTGTGTACTTGGGAGCTGGCAAGTTTTGCATTACCAAGGTCTTTGAGTTTGGTTTCAACAAACGCACTGGCAACCCGACTGACACAGGTGCTGTCATGTCTGGCGTGGAGGTAGTGCGCCACAAGAAGTCTGGACTCGTTATGGTCAACCATAGGTCCAAATTCTACAAGTTCATCATGGATGACATCCAGTGTGTCTTGTAA